The Nitrososphaerales archaeon region CTTCTTCACAAACGGTATTAAGGTTGAGTTTTCTAAGTGTTTTCTTTATATTCACATAATTCGTACCAGACGGTACTCCCACTCTGAGCCAGCTAGGCTTCTTAATCAAGTGCACTAACGGATTAATGCTATACAGAATAATAAGAGTTAATGCATAACAAAGATTTGATTTGAAAACACCCTTCTACGAGATTCACAAGGCGCTTGGTGCGAAAATTGTCAACTTTCATGGCTGGGAAATGCCGTTGCTATACTCTGGCATAGTCGACGAACACATCAACGTAAGAACAAGCGTCGGTTTATTCGACGTTTCACACATGGGCAGGTTTAAGATCAGAGGTTCAACGGCTTATGGTTGCATACAGAACCTGCTTACTAACGATGTCTCAAAATTGAGGGATCGTCAAGCTGTATACTCGCCTATGTGCAACGAGAGTGGTGGGATAGTGGACGATATAATAGCGTTTAGAATAAACATGGAGGATTTCCTTGTTGTATGTAACGCCTCCAACAGGGAGAAAGATCTTGAATGGATTGTTGAACATTCTCAATTAGCTGCTGTTGAAAACGTGAGTGATAGGATTGCACTGCTAGCACTTCAAGGTCCACTAGCCCAGCACACCTTGCAGAAAGTGGTTGCTTTAGACCTGGATCAGTTGAGACCATTTGAATTTGCATTCGCAAAGATCTTCGGAACTGAATGTATGATATCGAGAACGGGTTATACTGGAGAGGACGGTTTTGAATTGTTCTTTGATGCTTCAAAAGTTGAGATTTGGAACAGACTTATGGATGCAGGCTCACAATTTACCATCAAGCCTGCAGGATTGGGTGCGAGAGATACACTTAGACTGGAGGCAGG contains the following coding sequences:
- the gcvT gene encoding glycine cleavage system aminomethyltransferase GcvT: MKTPFYEIHKALGAKIVNFHGWEMPLLYSGIVDEHINVRTSVGLFDVSHMGRFKIRGSTAYGCIQNLLTNDVSKLRDRQAVYSPMCNESGGIVDDIIAFRINMEDFLVVCNASNREKDLEWIVEHSQLAAVENVSDRIALLALQGPLAQHTLQKVVALDLDQLRPFEFAFAKIFGTECMISRTGYTGEDGFELFFDASKVEIWNRLMDAGSQFTIKPAGLGARDTLRLEAGLMLYGNDIDENTTPLEVPLKWAVKFEKDFIGKRALMNMQVTRKLVGFEVLEKRIPRRGNEVMVNGLKVGFVTSGSFSPTLKKPIGFCFVPIQVQIGQSIEVDIGGKLYKAKVTSTRFYRRK